One stretch of Sardina pilchardus chromosome 17, fSarPil1.1, whole genome shotgun sequence DNA includes these proteins:
- the mtpn gene encoding myotrophin, with protein sequence MGDKELMWALKNGDLDEVKTLLVKDEDVNRTLEGGRKPLHYAADCGHADVAEFLLSRGADVNATDKHGITPLLSAIYEGHVSCVKILLEKGADKERKGPDGLRAIEAAETEAMRDLLK encoded by the exons ATGGGGGATAAGGAGCTGATGTGGGCCTTGAAAAATGGAGACTTGGACGAGGTGAAGACTTTGTTGGTGAAG gATGAAGATGTAAACCGGACTCTTGAGGGCGGGAGGAAGCCGCTGCACTACGCTGCCGACTGTGGCCACGCTGATGTCGCCGAGTTTCTTCTCTCCAGGGGGGCCGACGTCAAC GCTACAGACAAGCATGGCATTACTCCCCTGCTCTCTGCCATTTATGAGGGTCACGTTTCTTGTGTCAAAATCCTGCTGGAAAAG GGAGCTGACAAGGAGCGGAAAGGGCCAGATGGCCTCCGTGCCATCGAAGCGGCCGAGACCGAAGCAATGAGGGATCTCCTCAAGTGA